A window of Fusobacterium sp. SYSU M8D902 contains these coding sequences:
- the pfkB gene encoding 1-phosphofructokinase codes for MIYTVTLNPAVDYYIGLEDFQEGGLNQAKSAYTLSGGKGINVSKVLKNFGEESINLGFVGGFTGDYIKNNLKSEGIQENFVNIEDMTRINLKIKTLSNESEIAGKSPNISSEKYKEFLNKIKDIKSGDMLVLSGSIPSSLPQNIYEQIISELPQGVKIILDTRGETLKKVLKEGVFLVKPNNHELEDFFGEKYTTDEEIIEAGKKLLKLGSENVLVSLGKDGSILITKDGVYRGNVPNGKLISSVGAGDSMVAGIIYGISTGKTIEESYRYGIASGSSTAFSQGLTDFESMKKLLNEIEIKKI; via the coding sequence ATGATTTATACAGTAACTTTAAATCCAGCTGTTGATTATTATATAGGACTTGAAGATTTTCAAGAGGGAGGATTAAACCAAGCTAAATCTGCCTATACACTATCAGGAGGAAAGGGTATAAATGTATCCAAGGTTCTTAAAAATTTTGGAGAAGAGAGTATAAACTTAGGATTTGTAGGAGGATTTACAGGGGATTATATAAAAAATAATCTAAAATCTGAAGGAATTCAAGAAAATTTTGTAAATATAGAAGATATGACAAGAATAAATTTAAAAATAAAAACTTTGTCAAATGAAAGTGAGATAGCTGGAAAATCTCCAAATATAAGCAGTGAGAAGTACAAAGAATTTTTAAATAAGATAAAAGATATAAAATCTGGAGATATGTTGGTATTATCTGGAAGTATACCAAGTTCTCTTCCTCAAAATATATATGAGCAAATAATTTCTGAACTACCTCAAGGAGTAAAAATTATCTTAGATACTAGAGGAGAAACTTTAAAAAAGGTTTTAAAGGAAGGAGTATTTTTAGTTAAACCCAATAATCATGAATTAGAAGATTTTTTTGGAGAAAAATATACAACTGATGAAGAGATTATAGAGGCTGGGAAAAAATTATTGAAATTAGGAAGCGAAAATGTTCTAGTATCTTTGGGAAAAGATGGATCTATCCTTATAACAAAAGATGGGGTATATAGAGGAAATGTACCCAATGGGAAACTAATCAGCTCAGTAGGAGCTGGAGATTCAATGGTAGCTGGAATAATTTACGGAATTTCAACAGGAAAAACTATAGAAGAATCATATAGATATGGGATAGCTTCAGGAAGTTCGACAGCTTTCTCTCAAGGATTGACAGATTTTGAAAGTATGAAAAAACTATTAAATGAAATAGAAATAAAAAAAATTTAG
- a CDS encoding cation:proton antiporter has translation MQYLITLVFLVVLAFYSNFIGKLFEKLRLPSLLGMMVAGLIIGPYGLDKIPDLALKISPILKDIALVTVLFIGGLGIGVDQIKKIGRPAVCLSIIPATLEGFTIAYLATIFLDFTFVQGAILGFIIAAVSPAVLIPAMVNLIEKKVGQKKSIPQLLLVGASADDSIAITLFTSFLAIYFQGINGGDFNLKLQLIILPISIIVSLLVGACVGYIGSKSFLLIKNIKIRLATVFLICLGLRYIENRFHFNLYNSLLTIMSLGFFIRYYQKEKYKEIHQGMNNIWKYGKIYLFTFVGMAINPRLIGGYFFIGVVILFFSLTIRSIGVLISLIGTDLDYKERLFCIIAYLPKATVQSAKAGIPLQMGVIGGEIMQAIAILSVLITAPLGAIGINLTYDRLINRD, from the coding sequence ATGCAGTATTTGATTACATTAGTTTTTTTAGTAGTATTAGCTTTTTATTCAAACTTTATTGGTAAGTTGTTTGAAAAATTGAGATTACCTTCATTGTTAGGAATGATGGTGGCAGGGCTTATAATAGGACCATATGGTTTAGATAAGATACCAGATTTAGCATTAAAAATATCACCAATTTTAAAAGATATTGCTTTGGTGACAGTTCTTTTTATAGGTGGATTGGGAATAGGTGTTGATCAGATAAAAAAAATTGGAAGACCAGCTGTTTGTTTAAGTATTATTCCAGCTACTTTAGAGGGATTTACAATAGCTTATTTAGCTACAATATTTTTAGACTTTACCTTTGTTCAAGGGGCTATTTTAGGCTTTATAATAGCAGCAGTAAGTCCAGCAGTCTTGATACCAGCAATGGTAAATCTAATTGAGAAGAAAGTTGGTCAGAAAAAATCTATTCCACAACTACTATTGGTAGGAGCTTCAGCAGATGATTCAATAGCTATAACACTATTTACCTCTTTTTTAGCTATATATTTTCAAGGAATAAATGGAGGAGATTTTAATCTGAAGTTACAGTTAATAATCCTTCCTATCTCAATAATAGTGAGCCTTTTAGTGGGAGCTTGTGTAGGGTATATTGGAAGTAAAAGTTTTTTACTTATAAAAAATATAAAGATTAGATTAGCAACAGTGTTTTTAATCTGTTTAGGATTGAGATATATTGAAAATAGATTTCATTTTAATCTATATAACTCTCTTTTGACTATAATGTCTTTAGGATTTTTTATACGTTATTATCAAAAAGAAAAGTATAAAGAGATTCATCAAGGTATGAATAATATTTGGAAATATGGAAAAATATATCTCTTTACTTTTGTAGGAATGGCAATAAATCCAAGACTTATAGGTGGATATTTCTTTATTGGTGTAGTGATATTATTTTTCTCTCTAACAATTAGATCTATTGGAGTATTGATATCTCTAATAGGTACAGATTTAGATTATAAAGAGAGATTATTTTGTATAATAGCATATCTTCCAAAGGCAACTGTTCAGTCAGCTAAAGCTGGAATTCCTCTTCAAATGGGAGTGATAGGTGGAGAGATTATGCAGGCAATAGCGATCTTAAGTGTGTTAATAACTGCCCCTTTAGGAGCTATTGGAATAAACTTGACTTATGATAGATTGATAAATAGAGATTAA
- a CDS encoding DeoR/GlpR family DNA-binding transcription regulator yields the protein MLSVERYNLILELIKKRKNIKLQEIVEELKISEATARRDLNFLENKKKIRRIHGGAVLVETKEEDIGYKKLINIEEKDIIAKKVIEYIEDGQMIYIDAGSTTGTLIKYLNNYKELKIVTNSFHHIKELLKLKHSEVYLLGGKMKEKTGAMIGGIAVNSLKNFNFDIAFLGANGVSEDGYFTPDPDEALVKVEAIKRAKEKFFLCDHTKFFKKSFIKFAELKDGKIISDKDIPEDIGGEK from the coding sequence ATGTTAAGCGTAGAGAGATATAACCTTATATTAGAGTTAATAAAGAAAAGAAAAAATATAAAATTACAAGAGATTGTTGAAGAATTAAAGATATCTGAAGCAACTGCAAGAAGAGATCTAAATTTTTTAGAAAATAAGAAAAAAATAAGAAGAATTCATGGGGGAGCAGTTTTAGTAGAAACAAAGGAAGAGGATATTGGTTATAAAAAACTGATCAATATTGAAGAAAAGGATATTATAGCAAAAAAAGTAATAGAGTATATAGAAGATGGGCAGATGATATATATTGATGCTGGAAGTACAACTGGAACCTTAATAAAATACTTAAATAATTATAAAGAGTTGAAGATAGTAACAAATAGTTTTCATCATATAAAGGAGTTATTAAAATTAAAACATAGTGAAGTGTATCTTTTGGGTGGAAAAATGAAGGAAAAAACAGGAGCTATGATTGGTGGAATAGCTGTTAATTCACTTAAAAATTTTAATTTTGATATAGCTTTTTTAGGAGCTAACGGAGTAAGTGAAGATGGATATTTTACCCCAGATCCAGATGAAGCACTTGTAAAAGTAGAGGCTATAAAAAGAGCGAAAGAAAAATTTTTCTTATGTGATCACACTAAATTTTTTAAGAAAAGTTTTATAAAGTTTGCAGAATTAAAAGATGGAAAAATAATATCTGATAAAGATATACCAGAAGATATAGGAGGAGAAAAATGA